A region of the Candidatus Uhrbacteria bacterium genome:
TATTTCTTTGTCATGACCCAGGCGCCGTTCCAGTCAGCCGGAGGAGGCGTTTCTTGATAGATATGACAACGCTCAAGGAGATGCTGCGTCGTGAGATCGTCCGGCTTGATCTGGAGAAGATTCTCGCATTCTGCGGCGGCTTCTGTGAAGTTGCGGCCGTAATAATGGTTCAGAGCTGTTTCAAATTGTTTGGCGAATTTGATGTGGCTATCCTCGACTTCACCAGCCATGCCAAGCACTTGGAAGATACGTACCGGTTCTTTTTTGCCTTTGACGGCTACGGAATCGAGCTCGCGCGTAATGTAGCTTTCATCAAGCATGTCGAGCGTGTTTTTGGTGATGATGATTTGCACGCCGTACTCCTTACACAAGCTTTCTGTGCGGCTCGCAAGGTTTACGCTGTCGCCGATAACGGTGTAGTCATAGCGGACATCGGCACCGATGTTGCCGACGACCATATCGCCCGTATTTACACCGACACCCACCTTGAGCTCAATGCCTTTTGGAAACGCGCCCTCCTTATTCATCTGTTCAAGTTTATCGCGCATACGGATGGCGGTACGGACGGAGCGTGCGGCGTGGTCGGCTTGGTCGAGCGGGGCGTTCCAGAAAGCCATGACGGCGTCACCGATGTATTTGTCGAGCACTCCCCCTTCTTCAAAGACGATATTGGTCATCTCATTCAGGTAGGTATTGAGAACGTCGACCAACTGCTCCGGAGTAAGTCCTTCCGACAAGGTTGTGAAGCCGCGCAGGTCGGAGAAAAGTACAGACATGCGGCGGCGATCGCCGCCGAGCTTCAAGCGCTCTGGCTCACGAACGAGCTGCTCGACGACGGAAGGTGAAACATAGCGCGTAAAGGCAGCGCGAATTTGCTTGCGCTGAGCATCGGTTTCCAGCCAGCGCTCGAGCAAGAGACCCATGTAGCCAAAGAAGACAACGAGGGAAATCCAGACGATGTCGAGAACGTAGCCGCGATCAAAGAGAACAAAAGATGTGATGATCCAGCCAAGCCAAATCACGAGCGCAACGATGGCGCTTGCGCGAGCTTTTACACGAGGGACGAGCAGACCAAGCAAGAGACCGACGAGCAGCAACAACAATCCCTGAATCCAGAGCGAGACCGGGACAAGCCATTTGCGCTGTACGAGCGTGTCATAAACCGAGGCATGAATTTCTACGCCGCTCATCGGGTCGCCAAAGGAGGTGGCGACGTTTTGTTGGTCATGCAAGTCGCGCGCCGTTGCGCCGATGAATACAACCTTATCTTTTAAGCGAGCGGCATCAACACGACCTTGGATAACATCCGCAGCAGAGACAATTGGAAAAGCTTTGCGAGGGCTAGCCGGGAAGTTGATCAGCATTCTTCCGCTGCGGTCGAGCGGGATGGAAGCGATTTCTGGAGCGCGTCCGGCAAGACGGGCGGTTTCATAGGCAAAAGGTACGACTTGAGAGCCATCGAGACCTTGAGACT
Encoded here:
- a CDS encoding adenylate/guanylate cyclase domain-containing protein, whose protein sequence is MKRFRIALPVIVGLSVGFVGMLGLLAGLFDTVGSRVTDRFFLPRTADPSAIIVAIDDASLGRIGRWPWPRSVHAQLIDRLREAGAKVIALDVNFPEPSDTAADTALATSLKSARNVVLPVELDFVVRGNTLVFDSKNTVQPIALIQAESKAAGFSNIPLDTDGVARRLPTQSQGLDGSQVVPFAYETARLAGRAPEIASIPLDRSGRMLINFPASPRKAFPIVSAADVIQGRVDAARLKDKVVFIGATARDLHDQQNVATSFGDPMSGVEIHASVYDTLVQRKWLVPVSLWIQGLLLLLVGLLLGLLVPRVKARASAIVALVIWLGWIITSFVLFDRGYVLDIVWISLVVFFGYMGLLLERWLETDAQRKQIRAAFTRYVSPSVVEQLVREPERLKLGGDRRRMSVLFSDLRGFTTLSEGLTPEQLVDVLNTYLNEMTNIVFEEGGVLDKYIGDAVMAFWNAPLDQADHAARSVRTAIRMRDKLEQMNKEGAFPKGIELKVGVGVNTGDMVVGNIGADVRYDYTVIGDSVNLASRTESLCKEYGVQIIITKNTLDMLDESYITRELDSVAVKGKKEPVRIFQVLGMAGEVEDSHIKFAKQFETALNHYYGRNFTEAAAECENLLQIKPDDLTTQHLLERCHIYQETPPPADWNGAWVMTKK